A part of Defluviitalea raffinosedens genomic DNA contains:
- a CDS encoding amidohydrolase family protein: MRVFESHIHFPIDMYEAEFTEKINDVTLRLTDNLVENMIKSNVVKAALLGGRGKVNEMVKEAIHRYPEIFVGLAYIDIDKDGPAILNYYKESGFKGVKIICPNYNYDEERYYPFYQLAQELGLVALFHTGVIGNAVDYLVESPFDKKLIEISRDFETKIKRFNTSSRFMLPIYLDNIALKFPELKIIGAHLGYGMYELSCAIARFRRNVFFDLSGGDVVRRHITEKRLIGKEISSYKILYASDGLPDKLYDDISIWEEELYKMGLSEKEIDNIMYLNAARIYGVEEPEG; the protein is encoded by the coding sequence ATGAGAGTTTTCGAATCCCATATCCACTTTCCCATTGATATGTATGAAGCTGAATTTACCGAAAAGATAAATGATGTGACTTTGCGGTTAACAGATAATTTAGTAGAAAACATGATCAAATCAAATGTGGTTAAAGCTGCATTGTTGGGGGGACGAGGAAAAGTAAATGAAATGGTGAAAGAGGCAATCCATAGATATCCGGAAATTTTTGTTGGATTAGCTTATATTGATATAGACAAAGATGGCCCAGCGATTTTGAACTACTATAAGGAATCAGGATTTAAGGGAGTTAAAATTATTTGTCCTAATTATAATTATGATGAAGAAAGGTATTATCCATTTTATCAGTTGGCTCAAGAATTAGGGCTTGTGGCTTTGTTTCATACAGGGGTCATTGGAAATGCTGTAGATTACCTTGTAGAGTCTCCTTTTGATAAAAAACTTATTGAAATTTCAAGGGATTTTGAGACAAAAATAAAACGATTTAATACATCTTCGCGTTTCATGCTGCCAATTTATTTGGATAATATTGCATTGAAATTCCCGGAATTGAAGATTATAGGTGCTCATCTAGGTTATGGCATGTATGAGTTATCCTGTGCAATAGCCCGTTTTAGAAGAAATGTGTTTTTTGATCTTTCGGGCGGAGATGTTGTGAGGAGGCACATCACGGAGAAAAGACTGATTGGAAAAGAGATTTCTTCTTATAAAATTCTGTATGCCTCCGACGGTTTACCTGATAAATTATATGATGATATAAGTATATGGGAAGAAGAACTTTATAAAATGGGGCTTAGTGAAAAAGAAATAGATAATATTATGTACTTGAATGCAGCCAGAATTTATGGAGTTGAAGAGCCGGAAGGATGA